Proteins encoded together in one Ipomoea triloba cultivar NCNSP0323 chromosome 4, ASM357664v1 window:
- the LOC116015305 gene encoding putative pentatricopeptide repeat-containing protein At3g23330 has product MNTTSAQNLLKTLLSNPSAIKSKSQATQLHALIIKTTSASSPSLATLLSIYTNFSLLQECLSLFDSLPSPPPPKAWKSIIKCYSSNGLFSQSLRSFVEMRASGKYPDRNVFPSVLKACTHLRDLRLGESVHGYVVRCGLDCDLYTANALMNMYAKLQELDEPNMFDKIPQRNQIDASENAYLAYNTAFELTSDSKSNIDGVVQVPGFCHTNQNGEGRINKALKVDSVRKLFEVMPNRDIVTWNTVIGGNVQNRMYEEALEMVREMGNSDLKPNSFTLSSILPIFAEHVDVLKGKEIHGYAIRHGFDKDVFIGSSLIDMYANCTLVEDAYRVFCELAEKDDVSWNSTIAGFVQNGMFDEGLKLFREMLAANKEPLPVSFSSIIPACANLTTLHLGKQLHAYIIRTGFVDNMYISSSLVDMYAKCGKIMIARWIFDKMVLRDSVSWTAMIMGYALHGYAREAILLFEKMEMEGVKPNSVAYVAVLTACSHAGLIDEGWKHFTTMRQKYGISPGLEHYAAVADLFGRAGRLAEAYELISSMHIKPTGSVWSTLLSACRVHKNVELAEKVANEITKVDPENLGPYVLLSNMYSVTGRWKDALKLRKNMKKKGMRKTPACSWVEVKNKIHAFVSGDKSHPQYIQIEMALQDILERLKLEGYVPETSEALHDVDEEQKHDLFFAHSERLAIAFAIINTPAGTTIRVTKNLRVCVDCHTATKFISKVMGREIIVRDNNRYHHFKDGVCSCGDYW; this is encoded by the coding sequence ATGAACACTACTTCAGCTCAAAACCTCCTCAAAACCCTGTTGTCGAACCCATCTGCGATCAAATCCAAGTCCCAGGCCACGCAGCTGCACGCCCTCATCATCAAAACCACAAGCGCGTCTTCTCCCTCTCTCGCCACCCTTCTTTCCATCTACACTAACTTCAGCCTCTTACAAGAATGTCTCTCGCTCTTCGACTCCCTCCCTTCTCCGCCGCCGCCCAAAGCCTGGAAATCCATCATCAAATGCTACTCTTCCAACGGCCTCTTCTCCCAATCCTTGCGTTCTTTCGTCGAGATGAGAGCTTCCGGCAAGTACCCGGACCGGAATGTGTTCCCCTCTGTGCTTAAAGCGTGTACCCATTTGCGGGATTTGAGGCTCGGTGAGTCTGTTCATGGGTATGTTGTGAGGTGTGGGTTGGATTGCGATCTTTATACTGCGAATGCACTCATGAATATGTATGCCAAGTTGCAGGAATTGGATGAACCCAACATGTTCGATAAAATTCCCCAAAGAAACCAAATTGATGCATCTGAGAATGCATATTTGGCTTACAACACTGCGTTTGAATTGACTAGTGATTCAAAGAGTAATATTGATGGGGTGGTACAAGTCCCTGGTTTTTGTCATACTAACCAAAATGGAGAGGGGAGAATAAATAAAGCTTTGAAAGTGGATAGTGTTAGGAAACTGTTCGAGGTGATGCCAAATAGGGATATTGTTACCTGGAACACAGTCATTGGGGGTAATGTACAGAATAGGATGTATGAGGAAGCTCTAGAGATGGTTAGGGAGATGGGGAATTCTGATTTGAAGCCCAACAGTTTCACTTTGTCCAGTATCCTTCCTATCTTTGCTGAGCATGTGGATGTCTTGAAGGGAAAAGAAATACACGGTTATGCAATTAGGCATGGGTTTGATAAAGATGTGTTTATTGGGAGTAGTTTGATTGATATGTATGCCAATTGTACTCTGGTGGAAGATGCATACCGGGTTTTCTGTGAGTTAGCTGAAAAGGATGATGTTTCGTGGAATTCAACCATTGCAGGATTTGTGCAAAATGGTATGTTTGATGAAGGGCTGAAGTTGTTTAGGGAGATGCTAGCTGCTAATAAAGAACCTCTGCCGGTATCTTTCTCTAGTATAATCCCAGCCTGTGCTAATTTGACAACACTTCATTTGGGAAAGCAACTCCATGCATACATAATTAGAACTGGTTTTGTTGATAATATGTACATATCTAGCTCACTGGTGGATATGTATGCAAAATGTGGGAAGATTATGATAGCGCGGTGGATTTTTGATAAGATGGTGTTACGTGATTCAGTCTCATGGACAGCCATGATCATGGGGTATGCACTGCATGGATATGCACGTGAAGCCATCCTCTTATTTGAGAAGATGGAAATGGAGGGAGTCAAGCCTAACTCTGTGGCCTATGTAGCTGTTTTGACTGCTTGCAGCCATGCTGGTTTAATAGACGAGGGCTGGAAACATTTTACAACTATGAGACAAAAATATGGTATATCCCCAGGGCTTGAGCACTATGCTGCTGTTGCAGACCTGTTTGGCCGAGCAGGGAGACTAGCGGAAGCGTATGAATTAATCTCTAGCATGCATATTAAACCAACAGGGAGTGTTTGGTCCACTTTGTTGTCAGCTTGCAGAGTTCACAAAAATGTTGAACTTGCTGAAAAAGTTGCCAATGAAATAACTAAAGTTGATCCCGAGAATTTGGGTCCCTATGTACTCTTGTCAAATATGTATTCTGTTACTGGACGATGGAAAGATGCACTAAAACTTAGAAAAAATATGAAGAAGAAGGGAATGAGAAAGACACCAGCTTGCAGCTGGGTTGAAGTTAAGAACAAAATACATGCTTTTGTCTCTGGAGACAAATCTCATCCACAATATATTCAGATAGAAATGGCATTGCAAGACATTTTAGAACGGTTGAAATTAGAAGGATATGTTCCTGAGACCAGTGAGGCATTACATGATGTTGATGAGGAGCAGAAGCATGATTTATTTTTTGCTCACAGTGAACGGCTTGCAATAGCATTCGCAATTATTAACACACCCGCAGGGACAACAATCCGGGTGACAAAGAATCTTCGGGTATGCGTGGACTGTCACACAGCAACTAAGTTCATATCCAAGGTTATGGGGAGGGAGATAATTGTTAGAGACAACAATAGATATCACCATTTTAAAGACGGGGTATGCTCATGTGGAGATTATTGGTGA